Proteins co-encoded in one Schistocerca cancellata isolate TAMUIC-IGC-003103 chromosome 5, iqSchCanc2.1, whole genome shotgun sequence genomic window:
- the LOC126188402 gene encoding uncharacterized protein LOC126188402 yields MANNANPALPDGTGKGTIISSLTKEELTTLVTRKTKEMAAVSNKITAPMPTLTETPIELTKGAQTKSVTTTVEKATAISHIKTRAAETATFVAPAASSVTIVSASVPTEVAAPTKLASSAPTTPTISAAQTTVLEVVPSTEALTVTSQTVTAASSPTIAAAPAVTTLLLKSRDETCSRRCSLRCCG; encoded by the coding sequence ATGGCCAATAATGCAAATCCTGCACTTCCAGATGGTACAGGAAAAGGAACAATAATTTCATCTCTCACTAAGGAGGAATTGACAACTTTGGTgacaagaaaaacaaaagaaatggcAGCAGTATCAAACAAAATAACAGCACCAATGCCAACATTAACAGAAACACCCATAGAGCTAACAAAAGGAGCACAAACAAAATCAGTAACAACAACAGTAGAAAAGGCAACAGCAATATCTCATATAAAAACAAGAGCTGCCGAAACAGCAACATTTGTAGCACCAGCAGCATCATCAGTGACTATAGTATCAGCATCAGTACCAACAGAAGTTGCAGCTCCAACAAAATTAGCGTCATCAGCACCAACAACACCAACAATATCTGCAGCACAAACAACAGTATTGGAAGTGGTACCATCAACAGAAGCTTTAACAGTAACATCACAAACTGTAACAGCAGCTTCATCACCAACAATAGCAGCAGCTCCAGCAGTAACAACACTACTGCTTAAAAGCAGGGATGAAACCTGCAGTAGAAGATGCAGTCTCAGATGTTGTGGATAG